In a genomic window of Coprococcus eutactus:
- a CDS encoding cytidine deaminase, which yields MESDYIIEDTDIRRLIVKAVEARDMAYARYSQFKVGAALLASRENSSDAAEVVGGETDSHDRNTNEYRVFTGCNIENSSYGATICAERAAVCNAVSSGYKDFKAIAIVGGLNSTGINGITYPCGICRQVLSEFSADMYVIAARSEDDYDMRRLSEFLPASFGAGQME from the coding sequence ATGGAGAGTGATTATATTATTGAAGATACAGACATCAGGCGTCTTATTGTGAAAGCAGTAGAGGCGAGAGATATGGCATATGCCAGGTACTCACAGTTTAAGGTTGGGGCAGCACTCCTGGCGAGCCGGGAGAATTCTTCGGATGCAGCTGAAGTCGTTGGCGGAGAGACAGACAGTCACGATAGAAATACAAATGAATACAGAGTGTTCACGGGCTGTAATATAGAAAATTCCTCGTATGGTGCAACTATATGCGCAGAACGTGCAGCGGTGTGTAATGCAGTGAGCAGTGGCTATAAAGATTTCAAAGCGATTGCTATTGTCGGTGGCCTGAATAGTACAGGGATAAATGGAATAACATATCCATGTGGGATATGCAGACAGGTGCTTTCGGAATTTTCTGCGGATATGTATGTTATCGCAGCACGTTCAGAGGATGATTACGACATGAGAAGATTGTCAGAGTTTCTTCCGGCTTCGTTTGGTGCCGGACAGATGGAATAG
- a CDS encoding DUF4190 domain-containing protein: MGYKKVINERQEEMGEDNNSFGGYQPTEDNGQVGQQNPYEGAPQYGQNDQNYGQPGGQYGQNYGQPGGQYDQNYGQPGGQYGQNYGQPGGQYGQNYGQYGQGYGQPGDPYGQNYANQDMNMGGGPAYPQNNMQPQESKGVSIASMVLGIFSLTFGCCITYVGIASAIAGIITGIISLKNKKPGKGMAIAGIIMSAIALVFLVFCIILVLTSDTYQDMVDEILRQIQSGSY; encoded by the coding sequence ATGGGTTATAAAAAAGTTATAAATGAAAGGCAGGAAGAGATGGGAGAAGATAACAACAGCTTTGGCGGCTATCAGCCAACAGAAGACAACGGACAGGTGGGACAGCAGAATCCATATGAAGGTGCGCCTCAGTATGGACAGAACGATCAGAACTATGGTCAGCCAGGTGGCCAGTATGGACAGAATTATGGTCAACCGGGTGGACAGTATGATCAGAATTATGGTCAGCCGGGTGGCCAGTATGGACAGAATTATGGACAGCCAGGCGGACAGTACGGACAGAATTATGGTCAGTATGGCCAGGGCTACGGACAGCCGGGAGATCCATACGGACAGAATTATGCTAACCAGGATATGAATATGGGCGGAGGTCCGGCATATCCACAGAATAATATGCAGCCACAGGAGAGCAAAGGCGTATCCATAGCATCTATGGTGCTTGGTATCTTTTCGCTTACATTTGGATGCTGTATTACGTATGTTGGAATTGCTTCAGCTATTGCAGGTATAATCACAGGTATAATCAGTCTTAAGAATAAGAAGCCTGGCAAGGGAATGGCTATCGCAGGTATTATAATGAGCGCAATAGCACTTGTGTTCCTGGTGTTCTGTATTATCCTGGTTCTTACATCGGACACATATCAGGATATGGTGGACGAAATACTCAGACAGATACAGTCAGGAAGCTATTAA
- the groL gene encoding chaperonin GroEL (60 kDa chaperone family; promotes refolding of misfolded polypeptides especially under stressful conditions; forms two stacked rings of heptamers to form a barrel-shaped 14mer; ends can be capped by GroES; misfolded proteins enter the barrel where they are refolded when GroES binds), producing MAKEIKYGAEARKALEAGVNQLADTVRVTLGPKGRNVVLAKSYGSPLITNDGVTIAKDIELEDAFENMGAQIVKEVATKTNDVAGDGTTTATVLAQAMINEGMKNLAAGANPIVLRKGMKKACDKAVEAILDMSETISGKDQIARVASISAGDDEVGQMVADAMEKVSKDGVITIEESKSMKTELDLVEGMQFDRGYISAYMATDMEKMVAELDNPYILITDKKISNIQEILPLLEQIVQSGSKLLIIAEDIEGEALTTLIVNKLRGTFQVVAVKAPGYGDRRKEMLQDIAILTGGKVISEELGYELKDATLDDLGRAKSAKITKENTVIVDGMGAKEDIAGRVNVIKAQLEETTSEFDKEKLQERLAKLAGGVAVIRVGAATETEMKEAKLRMEDALNATRAAVEEGIISGGGSAYIHAAKKVAELVKDLEGDEKTGAKVVLKAMEAPLFHIAANAGLEGSVIINKIKESEVGVGFDAYNETYVNMIEAGIIDPVKVTRSALQNATSVASTMLTTESVVADIKEDAPAMPAGGAGMGGGMGF from the coding sequence ATGGCAAAGGAAATTAAGTATGGTGCCGAAGCTAGAAAGGCACTTGAAGCAGGCGTTAATCAGTTAGCAGATACAGTAAGAGTTACACTTGGACCTAAAGGAAGAAACGTAGTACTTGCAAAGTCATACGGTTCACCACTCATCACAAATGATGGTGTTACAATCGCAAAGGATATCGAGCTTGAGGATGCATTTGAGAACATGGGTGCTCAGATCGTCAAGGAAGTTGCAACAAAGACAAACGATGTTGCCGGTGATGGTACTACAACAGCTACAGTTCTTGCACAGGCTATGATCAATGAAGGAATGAAGAATCTGGCAGCAGGTGCTAATCCTATCGTTCTCAGAAAGGGAATGAAGAAGGCTTGTGACAAGGCAGTTGAGGCTATTCTTGATATGAGTGAGACTATCAGTGGAAAGGATCAGATCGCAAGAGTTGCATCTATCTCAGCTGGTGACGATGAGGTTGGACAGATGGTTGCCGACGCTATGGAGAAAGTGTCAAAGGATGGAGTCATCACAATCGAAGAGTCAAAGTCAATGAAGACAGAGCTCGACCTTGTAGAAGGTATGCAGTTCGACAGAGGTTATATTTCAGCTTACATGGCAACAGATATGGAGAAGATGGTTGCAGAGCTTGATAACCCATATATACTTATAACAGATAAGAAGATCTCAAATATTCAGGAGATACTTCCACTTCTTGAGCAGATCGTTCAGAGCGGTTCAAAGCTGCTGATCATCGCTGAGGATATCGAGGGCGAGGCTCTCACAACACTTATCGTCAACAAGCTGCGTGGTACATTCCAGGTAGTAGCTGTAAAGGCTCCTGGTTATGGCGACAGAAGAAAAGAGATGCTTCAGGATATCGCTATTCTTACAGGCGGTAAGGTAATCTCAGAGGAGCTTGGATATGAGCTCAAGGATGCTACTCTTGATGACCTTGGACGTGCAAAGAGTGCTAAGATCACAAAGGAGAACACAGTTATCGTTGATGGTATGGGCGCTAAGGAAGACATCGCAGGTCGTGTAAATGTCATCAAGGCCCAGCTTGAGGAGACAACATCAGAGTTTGATAAAGAGAAGCTTCAGGAGAGACTCGCAAAGCTTGCCGGTGGAGTTGCAGTTATCAGAGTCGGCGCAGCTACAGAGACAGAGATGAAGGAAGCTAAGCTCCGTATGGAGGATGCACTCAATGCCACAAGAGCTGCAGTTGAAGAGGGAATCATCTCAGGTGGTGGTTCAGCATATATCCATGCTGCAAAGAAGGTTGCAGAGCTTGTAAAGGATCTTGAGGGCGATGAGAAGACAGGCGCTAAGGTAGTTCTCAAGGCTATGGAGGCTCCACTGTTCCACATCGCAGCCAATGCAGGACTTGAGGGATCAGTCATCATCAACAAGATCAAAGAGTCTGAGGTTGGTGTGGGCTTTGATGCATACAATGAGACATATGTCAACATGATCGAGGCAGGAATCATTGATCCTGTTAAGGTTACAAGAAGTGCACTTCAGAACGCTACATCAGTTGCTTCAACAATGCTCACAACAGAGTCAGTTGTAGCTGATATCAAGGAAGACGCTCCAGCAATGCCGGCAGGCGGAGCAGGAATGGGCGGCGGAATGGGCTTCTAA
- a CDS encoding co-chaperone GroES — translation MKLRPLGDRVVLKQSVAEETTKSGIVLPGQAKEKPQYAEVIEVGPGAVVDGKLVPMDVKVGDTVIYQKFAGSEVKLDDEEYIVIKQDSILAIVEK, via the coding sequence ATGAAGTTGAGACCACTTGGAGACAGAGTAGTATTAAAGCAGTCAGTAGCAGAGGAGACAACAAAGTCTGGAATAGTTTTGCCAGGTCAGGCAAAGGAAAAGCCACAGTATGCAGAGGTTATTGAGGTAGGTCCTGGAGCAGTTGTTGATGGCAAGCTTGTTCCTATGGATGTTAAGGTTGGAGATACTGTAATATATCAGAAGTTCGCAGGCTCAGAGGTAAAGCTTGACGATGAGGAGTACATAGTTATCAAGCAGGACAGCATTCTTGCAATCGTAGAGAAATAA
- a CDS encoding DNA-3-methyladenine glycosylase family protein, which produces MKVSCENNIVTVDGVNDFTLSQILECGQCFHFDKLDEEVYEVVAFGRAVKMEQTDKVLRIYGSSMEDYEGIWKLYLDMDNDYGLIKQSVIKADGALKTAVDEKSGIHILNQDFFETLISFIVSQNKSIPQIKQCVKNISHRFGDEVIGYNGEAFYVFPDVQRLHDATEEELRECKVGFRAPYIKNATEAVYSGAVTKEKLDELDIAQARELLMTIKGVGEKVANCVLLFGLGRREAFPVDVWMKRIMEQMYFDGKDTKKQDIEAFAVNKFGDLGGYAQQYLFDYARTTLFK; this is translated from the coding sequence ATGAAAGTAAGTTGTGAGAATAATATAGTAACAGTAGACGGTGTGAATGATTTTACACTCTCTCAGATACTTGAGTGCGGTCAGTGTTTCCATTTTGATAAGCTTGACGAAGAAGTGTATGAAGTCGTGGCATTTGGCAGAGCAGTAAAGATGGAGCAGACAGACAAGGTGCTCAGGATATATGGTTCATCCATGGAGGATTATGAAGGAATATGGAAGTTGTATCTTGATATGGACAATGATTATGGACTTATTAAGCAAAGTGTTATAAAGGCAGATGGGGCACTGAAGACGGCTGTTGATGAGAAGAGTGGAATCCACATATTAAACCAGGATTTTTTTGAGACACTTATATCATTTATCGTATCACAGAATAAGAGTATACCGCAGATCAAGCAGTGCGTAAAAAATATATCGCATAGATTTGGTGATGAAGTCATAGGATATAACGGTGAGGCATTTTATGTATTCCCGGATGTTCAGAGGCTGCATGATGCAACAGAGGAAGAACTCAGGGAGTGCAAAGTGGGATTCCGGGCTCCGTATATCAAAAATGCTACGGAGGCAGTGTATTCAGGTGCAGTCACAAAGGAGAAGCTGGACGAGCTGGACATAGCACAGGCAAGGGAACTGTTAATGACGATAAAGGGCGTTGGGGAAAAGGTTGCAAACTGCGTTCTGTTGTTCGGACTTGGCAGACGGGAAGCGTTTCCTGTGGATGTGTGGATGAAGAGGATAATGGAGCAGATGTATTTTGACGGAAAAGATACAAAGAAACAGGACATAGAGGCATTTGCGGTGAATAAATTCGGAGATCTTGGAGGATATGCACAGCAGTATCTGTTCGACTATGCAAGGACAACACTATTCAAATAA
- a CDS encoding DUF6062 family protein: MAEQIYTIPVNDAFDSECECPMCQMQKELERNAIEYTMGPSYMEDDNRAMTDKLGFCSHHLRLLYQEKNRLGLALMMNTHMNKTIKDMKELAAKGPASKAGLFGKSTPNAPIVDYIDNMEKSCFICGRMDNMFVRYVDTIFHMWKKDAEFREKFASSKGFCTYHYGILYKTGQSKLSKEQYSEFINALNKVFFEGMERVNEDISWFIDKFDYRYKNEPWKNSKDSVQRGIIKMGHTFVE, from the coding sequence ATGGCAGAACAAATATATACCATTCCGGTAAACGATGCATTTGACAGTGAATGCGAATGTCCTATGTGCCAGATGCAAAAGGAACTTGAACGAAACGCAATCGAATACACTATGGGACCAAGCTATATGGAGGATGACAATCGCGCCATGACTGACAAGCTTGGATTCTGCAGTCATCACCTGAGACTTCTCTATCAAGAAAAGAACCGCCTGGGACTGGCTCTCATGATGAACACCCATATGAACAAAACTATCAAGGATATGAAGGAGCTTGCGGCTAAAGGTCCCGCGTCAAAGGCTGGTCTATTCGGCAAAAGCACTCCAAACGCCCCTATAGTCGACTACATCGATAATATGGAAAAAAGCTGCTTTATATGTGGGCGCATGGACAATATGTTCGTTAGATATGTGGACACTATCTTCCACATGTGGAAGAAGGACGCCGAATTCAGAGAGAAATTTGCGAGCTCTAAGGGATTTTGTACATATCACTATGGTATCCTCTACAAGACAGGTCAGAGCAAGCTGAGCAAAGAGCAATACAGCGAATTCATCAACGCTTTAAACAAAGTCTTCTTTGAGGGAATGGAGAGAGTGAACGAAGACATCAGCTGGTTCATCGACAAATTCGACTACAGATATAAGAATGAACCTTGGAAGAATTCCAAAGACTCCGTACAAAGAGGAATCATCAAAATGGGACATACATTTGTGGAATGA
- a CDS encoding IS256 family transposase, producing MREMMRDYLKNNDISIKDGTDVNSIMRDMMSVILEGALDEELDEELGYSKYDYRNKETDNSRNGHSSKTMHTSYGDMDVAIPRDRNGDYEPQLIKKYQNTVTQDMEEKILSMYAKGMTTGDIESHMRELYDIDISDSTISRITDKILPIVKEWQERPLEEVYAVVFMDAIHYHVRSEGRIVKRAVYIALGIDMNGKKDVLGMYVGENESAKFWLSIMNGLKNRGVEDILIACVDGLNGFPQAIEAVYPKTEIQQCIIHQIRNSTKFVSYKDIKKLMADLKLVYAAPTEETALNELELFKDKWDSKYPKIYKSWHDNWATLSTYFKYPEAVRRLIYTTNAIEGFNRQLRKVTKSKTVFPSDDSLLKMLYLATMDITKKWTGHRQDWGQIHSQLEIYFEERLAGRNL from the coding sequence ATGAGAGAAATGATGCGTGATTATCTGAAGAATAATGATATCAGCATCAAAGACGGCACCGATGTAAACAGTATCATGCGTGACATGATGTCTGTCATTTTGGAAGGTGCTTTGGATGAAGAACTGGATGAAGAATTAGGATATTCCAAGTACGACTATCGAAACAAAGAAACAGACAATAGTAGAAATGGACATTCCAGCAAAACCATGCACACCAGTTATGGAGATATGGATGTGGCAATCCCAAGGGATCGTAATGGTGATTATGAACCACAGCTGATTAAAAAATATCAGAATACCGTAACTCAGGACATGGAAGAAAAAATACTTTCCATGTATGCCAAGGGAATGACAACTGGAGACATTGAATCCCACATGCGTGAATTATACGATATTGATATTTCTGACAGCACAATCAGCCGGATCACAGACAAAATCCTGCCGATTGTAAAAGAATGGCAGGAACGCCCTTTGGAAGAAGTGTATGCTGTAGTATTTATGGATGCAATCCACTATCACGTCCGCAGTGAAGGACGTATTGTAAAACGTGCGGTTTACATTGCCCTTGGTATCGATATGAATGGGAAAAAAGATGTTCTTGGAATGTATGTTGGAGAAAACGAAAGTGCGAAGTTCTGGCTTTCTATCATGAATGGATTAAAAAACAGAGGCGTTGAGGATATCCTGATTGCATGCGTTGATGGTTTAAATGGATTTCCACAGGCAATCGAGGCTGTTTATCCAAAAACAGAGATTCAGCAGTGTATCATCCATCAGATCCGTAATTCAACGAAGTTTGTTTCTTACAAAGATATCAAAAAACTGATGGCTGATCTGAAGCTTGTATATGCGGCTCCAACGGAAGAAACCGCTTTAAATGAACTGGAACTGTTCAAGGATAAATGGGATTCCAAGTACCCGAAAATCTATAAATCCTGGCATGATAACTGGGCAACACTGTCCACTTATTTCAAATATCCAGAGGCAGTAAGACGGCTGATTTATACCACAAATGCCATTGAAGGATTCAACCGCCAGCTCCGGAAAGTGACCAAAAGCAAAACGGTTTTTCCGTCGGATGACAGCCTTTTGAAAATGCTGTATCTGGCAACCATGGATATCACGAAAAAATGGACCGGACACAGGCAGGACTGGGGACAGATCCATTCCCAGCTTGAAATTTATTTTGAAGAACGTCTGGCGGGACGGAACCTGTAA
- a CDS encoding glutamine--tRNA ligase/YqeY domain fusion protein — protein sequence MAEEMTGKNFIEQIIEKDIAEGKVPKIVTRFPPEPNGYLHIGHAKSILLNYGLAKQYGGQFNLRFDDTNPTKEKTEFVESILADVKWLGADFGDRVFFASNYFDQMYEAAIKLIKKGKAYVCDLTPDEIREYRGTLTEPGKNSPYRDRSIEENLDLFERMKNGEFPDGSKVLRAKIDMASPNINMRDPIIYRIARMNHHNTGDKWCIYPMYDFAHPIEDAIEGVTHSICTLEFEDHRPLYDWVVMELGYKDSPDGTPKQIEFAKLYLTNVITGKRYIKKLVEDGIVDGWDDPRLVSIAALRRRGFTPSAIKKFMELVGISKSQSSVDYAMLEYCVRDDLKLTAKRYMAVVDPVKLVIDNYPEDQVEYLDVENNQENEELGSRKVAFSKYLYIEREDFMEEPPKKYFRLFPGNEVRLKNAYFVKCVGFEKDEDGNVTTIHCTYDPETRSGSGFEGRKVKGTIHWVSAESAIDAEVRLYENIIDEEKGKLNDDGTLNLNPNSLVIKQGCKLEKAFEDAQPGEAFQFLRNGFFCVDSKDSTSEHPVYNRIVSLKSSYKPGK from the coding sequence ATGGCTGAAGAGATGACAGGTAAGAATTTCATTGAACAGATAATTGAGAAAGATATAGCTGAGGGAAAGGTTCCGAAGATCGTCACCAGATTCCCACCGGAGCCAAATGGATATTTACATATAGGACATGCCAAATCAATACTTTTAAATTACGGTCTGGCAAAGCAGTATGGCGGACAGTTCAATCTCAGATTTGACGACACAAACCCTACAAAGGAGAAGACAGAGTTCGTCGAGTCCATACTTGCAGATGTGAAGTGGCTTGGCGCAGACTTTGGTGACCGAGTGTTCTTTGCATCTAACTATTTTGATCAGATGTACGAGGCAGCGATAAAGCTTATCAAAAAGGGCAAGGCATATGTGTGTGATCTCACACCGGATGAGATCAGAGAGTACAGGGGAACACTCACAGAGCCTGGTAAGAACAGCCCATATAGAGACAGAAGTATCGAGGAGAATCTTGATCTGTTTGAGAGGATGAAGAATGGTGAGTTCCCTGATGGAAGCAAGGTACTTCGTGCGAAGATAGATATGGCAAGCCCTAACATCAACATGAGAGATCCGATCATCTACAGAATAGCAAGAATGAACCATCACAATACAGGCGACAAGTGGTGCATCTATCCAATGTATGATTTTGCCCATCCTATCGAGGATGCGATCGAGGGTGTTACACATTCCATATGTACACTTGAGTTCGAGGATCACAGACCTCTGTATGACTGGGTTGTTATGGAGCTTGGCTACAAGGATTCACCTGACGGCACACCAAAGCAGATAGAGTTTGCAAAGCTTTACCTTACAAATGTAATAACAGGTAAGAGATACATAAAGAAGCTCGTTGAGGATGGAATAGTTGATGGATGGGATGATCCACGTCTTGTAAGTATAGCTGCCCTCAGAAGAAGAGGATTTACACCATCTGCCATCAAGAAATTTATGGAGCTGGTTGGAATATCAAAGAGCCAGTCATCTGTTGACTATGCTATGCTTGAGTATTGTGTGCGTGATGACTTAAAGCTCACAGCAAAGAGATACATGGCTGTTGTAGACCCTGTAAAGCTTGTCATAGACAACTATCCTGAGGATCAGGTTGAGTATCTTGATGTGGAGAACAATCAGGAGAATGAGGAGCTTGGAAGCAGAAAGGTTGCATTCAGCAAGTATTTATATATAGAGAGAGAGGACTTCATGGAGGAGCCACCAAAGAAGTATTTCAGACTTTTCCCTGGCAATGAGGTTCGCCTCAAGAACGCATATTTTGTAAAGTGCGTTGGCTTTGAGAAAGATGAGGATGGCAATGTGACAACAATTCATTGTACATATGATCCTGAGACAAGAAGTGGCTCAGGTTTTGAGGGCCGTAAGGTAAAGGGAACCATACACTGGGTATCAGCTGAGAGTGCCATAGATGCTGAAGTTCGTCTGTACGAGAATATCATCGACGAGGAGAAGGGAAAACTCAACGATGACGGTACATTAAACCTCAATCCAAATTCGCTTGTCATCAAACAGGGATGTAAGCTTGAGAAGGCGTTTGAGGATGCTCAGCCAGGTGAGGCGTTCCAGTTCCTCAGAAATGGATTCTTCTGTGTTGACTCAAAGGATTCGACAAGTGAGCACCCTGTGTATAACAGGATTGTATCACTCAAGAGTTCATACAAGCCAGGCAAGTAA
- a CDS encoding sigma-70 family RNA polymerase sigma factor, with amino-acid sequence MYSDLSDNELLELIGTEKNNEAMETLIKRYGPLVTRQSRSLYIIGADEEDLIQEGMIGLIKAINDYKPDRGASFKTFAFTCVRRQMLTAVSSSNSQKNTPLNHYISIYGDEKSEYMSPLDEMDSGVITNPEEIMMARLRESDILKTIDRKLSKLEIMVLKEYLTGASYEEIGLKLGKPAKSIDNAIQRIRTKLRNI; translated from the coding sequence ATGTATTCGGATTTATCAGATAATGAATTGCTTGAGTTAATCGGAACGGAAAAGAATAATGAGGCTATGGAGACACTTATAAAAAGATATGGCCCTCTGGTGACCAGGCAGAGCAGAAGCCTTTATATTATCGGAGCAGATGAAGAAGATCTTATACAGGAAGGTATGATAGGGCTGATAAAGGCGATAAATGATTATAAGCCGGATAGAGGAGCGTCGTTCAAAACTTTTGCATTTACGTGTGTGAGAAGACAGATGCTCACAGCAGTCAGCAGTTCAAATAGCCAGAAAAATACACCGCTTAATCATTACATATCAATATATGGTGATGAAAAAAGTGAATATATGAGTCCGCTTGATGAAATGGACAGTGGTGTTATTACCAATCCGGAAGAGATTATGATGGCAAGGCTTAGAGAGTCAGATATATTAAAGACCATAGACAGGAAACTGTCAAAGCTGGAGATAATGGTCTTGAAAGAATATTTGACAGGGGCATCGTATGAAGAGATTGGCTTAAAGCTGGGCAAACCTGCAAAATCTATAGATAATGCGATACAGCGTATACGAACTAAACTCAGAAACATATAA
- the rlmB gene encoding 23S rRNA (guanosine(2251)-2'-O)-methyltransferase RlmB, whose amino-acid sequence MSREFENNNDVNENAEEAFVIEGRNAVLEAFRSGKTIDKLYVLDGCRDGVVNSIVREAKKQDTVINYLSKDKLNQMSQAGKHQGVIAHAAAYKYAEIEDMFALAESRGEDPFFFILDEIEDPHNLGAIIRTANLCGAHGVIIPKRRAVGITATVVKASAGAINYTPVAKVTNISKTIEELKERGMWFACADMDGELMYKCNLTGSLGLVIGNEGNGVSRLVKEKCDYVVSVPMKGDIDSLNASVAAGVLAYEVVRQRMGK is encoded by the coding sequence ATGAGCAGAGAATTTGAGAACAACAACGATGTAAATGAAAATGCTGAGGAGGCATTTGTCATAGAGGGAAGAAATGCAGTGCTTGAGGCTTTCAGATCAGGAAAGACTATAGATAAGCTGTATGTCCTTGACGGATGCAGAGATGGCGTGGTGAACAGCATAGTCAGAGAGGCAAAGAAGCAGGACACAGTGATAAACTATCTCTCAAAGGATAAGTTAAATCAGATGTCACAGGCGGGAAAACACCAGGGCGTTATCGCCCACGCTGCTGCCTACAAGTATGCTGAGATAGAGGATATGTTTGCACTTGCAGAGAGCAGGGGCGAGGACCCATTTTTCTTCATACTTGATGAGATAGAGGATCCACATAACCTCGGTGCGATCATAAGAACAGCAAATCTGTGTGGTGCACATGGAGTCATAATTCCAAAGAGACGTGCAGTCGGTATAACAGCCACCGTCGTAAAGGCGTCGGCAGGTGCCATCAACTACACACCTGTTGCTAAGGTTACAAATATCAGCAAGACCATAGAGGAGCTTAAAGAGCGTGGTATGTGGTTTGCGTGTGCTGACATGGATGGAGAGCTCATGTACAAATGCAATCTCACGGGTTCGCTCGGACTTGTTATTGGCAACGAGGGAAATGGTGTGAGCAGACTTGTGAAAGAAAAGTGTGATTATGTTGTATCAGTTCCTATGAAGGGGGATATCGATTCACTTAACGCATCTGTTGCAGCGGGAGTTCTGGCCTACGAGGTAGTAAGGCAGAGAATGGGTAAGTAA
- a CDS encoding Mini-ribonuclease 3 has product MEKSIDSYFTEILGVTYTNPREYSPLSLAYIGDSVFDLLIKTLAVTKDNKQAYKYHKEVSQKVKAEAQAGYIIYLLDNGLLTDDEEWIYKRGRNTKTHSTAKNATVGQYRMATGFECLIGYLYLDKQYDRMFEITKLILSMPEPDENKEKIAETDKYEEDTVTVDGE; this is encoded by the coding sequence ATGGAAAAGAGCATAGACAGCTATTTTACTGAGATACTAGGAGTGACGTATACCAATCCCAGAGAGTATTCGCCGCTGTCCCTGGCATATATAGGCGACAGTGTGTTTGATCTTCTCATAAAGACACTTGCGGTCACGAAGGACAATAAGCAAGCATACAAATATCACAAAGAAGTCAGCCAGAAGGTTAAGGCTGAAGCACAGGCGGGATATATCATTTATCTGCTAGACAATGGACTTCTCACCGATGATGAAGAGTGGATATACAAGAGAGGAAGAAATACAAAGACACATTCCACAGCCAAGAATGCCACGGTGGGGCAGTACCGTATGGCGACCGGATTTGAGTGCCTTATAGGATATCTTTATCTCGATAAGCAGTATGACAGAATGTTTGAAATCACCAAATTGATACTGTCAATGCCTGAACCTGACGAAAATAAAGAGAAAATTGCAGAGACAGATAAATATGAAGAAGACACCGTGACGGTGGATGGAGAGTAA